In Aquabacterium sp. OR-4, the following proteins share a genomic window:
- a CDS encoding SDR family NAD(P)-dependent oxidoreductase has product MPDPDRSPSTPGQAAAQGRLAGRVAILTGAGSGIGRAAALLFAAEGARLVLGDKTEAVHATAQQVQQAGGQAVALQIDAGQEADVMRLVATARESFGQLDIAFANAGIAGGMAGIFDATPELWTEVLRVNLIGPWLMIKHAGKAMADAGRGGSIVCTASVAGLRSGAGGPAYSASKAGVINLVAVSAQQLSDTGVRVNALCPGLTETGMTQPTFDYAKDKGVSHKLGRLNPLRRAAQPDELAQAALFLASQQSSYVNGQALVVDGGLSSSHPVTRQLTGQTAV; this is encoded by the coding sequence ATGCCCGATCCCGACCGCAGCCCCTCCACCCCCGGCCAGGCCGCAGCGCAGGGCCGGCTGGCTGGCCGTGTGGCCATCCTCACCGGCGCCGGCTCGGGCATCGGCCGCGCGGCGGCCCTGCTGTTTGCCGCCGAAGGCGCCCGCCTGGTGCTGGGCGACAAGACCGAGGCCGTGCACGCCACGGCGCAGCAGGTGCAGCAGGCCGGCGGCCAGGCCGTGGCACTGCAGATCGACGCCGGGCAAGAAGCCGATGTGATGCGCCTGGTGGCCACCGCCCGGGAGTCCTTCGGCCAGCTCGACATCGCCTTTGCCAATGCCGGCATCGCCGGCGGCATGGCCGGCATCTTCGACGCCACGCCCGAGCTGTGGACCGAGGTGCTGCGCGTCAACCTGATCGGCCCCTGGCTGATGATCAAGCACGCCGGCAAGGCCATGGCCGATGCCGGCCGCGGCGGCAGCATCGTCTGCACGGCCAGTGTGGCCGGCCTGCGCTCGGGGGCCGGCGGGCCGGCCTACTCGGCCAGCAAGGCCGGCGTGATCAACCTGGTGGCGGTGAGCGCGCAGCAGCTCAGCGACACCGGTGTGCGCGTCAATGCCCTGTGCCCCGGCCTCACCGAGACCGGCATGACCCAGCCCACCTTCGACTACGCCAAGGACAAGGGCGTGAGCCACAAGCTGGGCCGGCTGAACCCGCTGCGCCGCGCTGCCCAGCCCGACGAGCTGGCGCAGGCGGCGCTGTTTCTGGCCAGCCAGCAATCGAGTTACGTCAACGGCCAGGCCCTGGTGGTGGACGGCGGCTTGTCGAGCTCGCACCCGGTCACGCGGCAACTCACCGGCCAGACCGCCGTGTGA
- a CDS encoding DUF2235 domain-containing protein — protein MDALLTATAGDTGPTGPGGRKLVLFCDGTWNSPDEESFGQPTPTNVYRLYQACQDEADSRGEQVTWYLPGVGSDGNGFQRALEGATGSGIGLNIRRAYAALAALYRGPQDRIFLIGFSRGAFTARSIAGMIQKVGLCQSPDPARVRLAYRAYQRSRNEADPRARLHRDMSDVHRGVRVHAIGVWDTVGALGLSVWGWSFNFRVLWRNDFHRLSANNITDHVFHALALDEKRTSFMPVLWHGLDDPGGVHTGYGDDRRQPAVHELWFRGVHSDVGGGYADTRLSDIALQWMAQQLQACGLQLREGLPRLRPDPLGRVHNSARGPLWTNVATWPRWTPLCTVGEAQAQAQARRAEHSAPPGLAPSTRPRPTATCPTTTCPTTTCTTASRCASSMPRRWASAAACAWRQASRPP, from the coding sequence ATGGACGCGCTTTTGACCGCCACGGCCGGCGATACGGGCCCGACCGGCCCGGGCGGACGCAAGCTGGTGCTGTTTTGCGACGGCACCTGGAACTCGCCCGACGAAGAGAGCTTCGGCCAGCCCACGCCCACCAATGTGTACCGGCTCTACCAGGCCTGCCAGGACGAGGCCGACAGCCGCGGCGAGCAGGTCACCTGGTATCTGCCCGGCGTGGGCTCCGATGGCAACGGCTTCCAGCGCGCGCTCGAAGGCGCCACCGGCTCGGGCATCGGCCTGAACATCCGCCGCGCTTACGCCGCACTGGCCGCGCTGTACCGCGGCCCGCAGGACCGCATCTTCCTGATCGGCTTCTCGCGCGGCGCGTTCACCGCGCGCAGCATCGCCGGCATGATCCAGAAGGTGGGCCTGTGCCAGTCGCCCGATCCGGCACGGGTGCGCCTGGCCTACCGCGCCTACCAGCGCTCGCGCAACGAGGCCGACCCGCGCGCCCGCCTGCACCGCGACATGAGCGACGTGCACCGTGGCGTGCGCGTGCACGCCATCGGCGTGTGGGACACGGTGGGCGCGCTGGGCCTGTCGGTGTGGGGCTGGAGCTTCAACTTCCGCGTGCTGTGGCGCAATGACTTCCACCGCCTGTCGGCCAACAACATCACCGACCATGTGTTCCACGCGCTGGCGCTGGACGAGAAGCGCACCAGCTTCATGCCGGTGCTGTGGCATGGCCTCGACGACCCCGGCGGCGTGCACACCGGCTATGGCGACGATCGCCGCCAACCGGCGGTGCACGAGCTGTGGTTTCGCGGCGTGCACAGCGATGTGGGCGGCGGCTACGCCGACACCCGCCTGTCCGACATCGCGCTGCAGTGGATGGCCCAGCAGCTGCAGGCCTGCGGCCTGCAGCTGCGCGAGGGCCTGCCGCGCCTGCGGCCCGACCCGCTGGGCCGCGTGCACAACTCGGCCCGCGGACCGCTGTGGACCAATGTGGCCACCTGGCCGCGCTGGACACCGCTGTGCACCGTGGGTGAAGCACAGGCCCAGGCCCAGGCACGGCGTGCCGAGCACAGCGCCCCGCCCGGCCTCGCGCCCAGCACCCGCCCCCGCCCGACAGCCACCTGCCCGACAACCACCTGCCCGACAACCACCTGCACGACAGCATCGCGCTGCGCGAGCAGCATGCCGAGGCGCTGGGCGAGCGCCGCCGCCTGCGCCTGGCGCCAGGCCAGCAGGCCGCCGTGA
- a CDS encoding alpha/beta fold hydrolase, with product MSAQPALITLDAGGLRLAAWEWFAAQRGAAPTLLFVHATGFHGRVWDQVIHRLGARLPAPRHIVALELRGHGRSALPTHLPGGRPFDGWADFGRDLAHAAQALGLQGALGIGHSMGAHSLLQAAAHVPACFAALLAIDPVLFEPAAYHRLDAFDPQAAARHPAAARKNLFSSPQAMVERFATRQPYALFDPQALRDYCQHGLKPLPDGQGYSLCCAPLTEAMVYSSAAYNPGIYASLRALQMPVQVVRVRDRDPAIQPFDPLGSPTWAGLVGELRQGRELHLPDHHHLLPMEDPALVAGLVAQLLHEMR from the coding sequence GTGAGCGCACAGCCGGCGCTGATCACGCTCGACGCCGGCGGCCTGCGCCTGGCCGCCTGGGAGTGGTTTGCCGCGCAGCGCGGCGCCGCGCCCACGCTGCTGTTCGTGCATGCCACGGGATTTCATGGCCGGGTGTGGGATCAGGTGATCCACCGGCTCGGCGCGCGCCTGCCGGCACCGCGGCACATCGTGGCGCTGGAGCTGCGCGGCCATGGCCGCAGCGCACTGCCCACGCACCTGCCCGGCGGCCGTCCCTTTGACGGCTGGGCCGACTTTGGCCGCGACCTGGCCCACGCCGCGCAGGCGCTCGGCCTGCAGGGCGCGCTGGGCATCGGCCACAGCATGGGCGCCCACAGCCTGCTGCAGGCCGCCGCCCATGTGCCGGCCTGCTTTGCCGCGCTGCTGGCCATCGACCCGGTGCTGTTCGAGCCCGCCGCCTATCACCGCCTGGACGCGTTCGACCCGCAGGCCGCGGCGCGCCATCCGGCCGCCGCGCGCAAGAACCTGTTCAGCTCGCCGCAGGCCATGGTCGAGCGTTTTGCCACGCGCCAACCCTACGCGCTGTTCGACCCCCAGGCGCTGCGCGACTACTGCCAGCACGGGCTGAAGCCGCTGCCCGACGGCCAGGGCTACAGCCTGTGCTGCGCCCCGCTCACCGAGGCCATGGTCTACAGCAGCGCGGCGTACAACCCCGGCATCTACGCCAGCCTGCGGGCGCTGCAGATGCCGGTGCAGGTGGTGCGGGTGCGCGACCGCGATCCCGCGATCCAGCCGTTTGATCCACTGGGCTCGCCCACCTGGGCCGGCCTGGTGGGCGAGCTGCGCCAGGGCCGCGAGCTGCACCTGCCCGACCACCACCACCTGCTGCCGATGGAAGACCCGGCGCTGGTGGCCGGGCTGGTGGCCCAGCTGCTGCACGAGATGCGCTGA
- a CDS encoding NADPH-dependent 2,4-dienoyl-CoA reductase: MTASTSATPARPASAPTHPSGPAQPPGLGRYPHVFSPLALGHTRLKNRILMGSMHTGLEEATDGYPRMAAYYAERARGGVGMIITGGICPNLEAGRGSKLSTPEEAAQHRLITEAVHQADAEVKICLQILHTGPLAGHPDCVAASAVKSRIGRYTPHALDADGIDKQIGDFVQCARMAQLAGYDGVEIIGSAGYLISTFLVQKTNLRSDAYGGSWPNRMRFAVEVVQRVREAVGANFILVFRISAMDMLEGGLAWDEVVSLGQAIEAAGADIISTHFCWHEAPVPTIATMVPRAAFAQVTGRLKKHLKVPMITSNRINMPQVAEDVLARGDADLVSMARPMLADPELVLKALHGREDEINTCIACNQACLDHTFGGHQEVSCLVNPRACHETVLRYLPVARARRIAVVGAGPAGLACATVAAQRGHAVTLFDAAAEIGGQFNLARRIPGKEEFNETLRYYRRMIDKHGITLRLNTPATAEALQREGFDTVVVATGITPRTPAIEGIGHAKVLPYIDAILGRRPVGQRVAILGAGGIGFDVAELITHAGPSSALDIPSFAREWGIDFVNHPRGGVTGVLPQVSKADRTVYLMQRKPDALGKSLGRTTGWTHRLVLGRRGVHMVAGVEYLRIDDAGLHTRVNGEPTLFEVDTVIVCAGQTPLRSLHDELQALGVDSRLVGGAFEASELDAKRAIQQASSLAATL, translated from the coding sequence ATGACTGCCAGCACCTCCGCGACGCCCGCCCGCCCGGCCAGCGCCCCCACCCACCCGAGCGGCCCGGCGCAGCCGCCCGGCCTGGGGCGCTACCCGCATGTGTTCAGCCCGCTGGCGCTGGGCCACACGCGGCTGAAGAACCGCATCCTGATGGGCTCGATGCACACCGGGCTGGAAGAGGCCACCGACGGCTACCCGCGCATGGCCGCCTACTACGCCGAGCGTGCCCGCGGCGGCGTGGGCATGATCATCACCGGCGGCATCTGCCCCAACCTCGAGGCCGGCCGCGGCAGCAAGCTCAGCACGCCCGAAGAGGCGGCGCAGCACCGGCTGATCACCGAGGCCGTTCACCAGGCCGATGCCGAGGTGAAGATCTGCCTGCAGATCCTGCACACCGGCCCGCTGGCCGGCCACCCCGATTGCGTGGCGGCCTCGGCCGTCAAGTCGCGCATCGGCCGCTACACGCCGCATGCGCTCGATGCCGACGGCATCGACAAGCAGATCGGCGACTTCGTGCAGTGCGCGCGCATGGCCCAGCTGGCCGGCTACGACGGGGTCGAGATCATCGGCTCGGCCGGTTACCTGATCAGCACCTTCCTCGTGCAGAAGACCAATCTGCGCAGCGATGCCTATGGCGGCAGCTGGCCCAATCGCATGCGCTTCGCGGTGGAGGTGGTGCAGCGCGTGCGCGAAGCCGTGGGCGCGAACTTCATCCTGGTGTTCCGCATCTCGGCGATGGACATGCTCGAGGGCGGCCTGGCCTGGGACGAGGTGGTGTCGCTGGGCCAGGCCATCGAGGCCGCGGGCGCCGACATCATCAGCACCCACTTCTGCTGGCACGAGGCGCCGGTGCCCACCATCGCCACCATGGTGCCGCGGGCTGCCTTTGCGCAGGTGACCGGCCGGCTGAAGAAGCACCTGAAGGTGCCGATGATCACCAGCAACCGCATCAACATGCCGCAGGTGGCCGAAGACGTGCTGGCGCGCGGCGACGCCGATCTGGTGTCGATGGCGCGGCCGATGCTGGCCGACCCCGAGCTGGTGCTCAAGGCCCTGCACGGCCGCGAGGACGAGATCAACACCTGCATCGCCTGCAACCAGGCCTGCCTGGACCACACCTTTGGCGGCCACCAGGAGGTGAGCTGCCTGGTCAACCCGCGCGCCTGCCACGAGACGGTGCTGCGCTACCTGCCGGTGGCACGCGCCCGGCGCATTGCCGTGGTGGGCGCCGGCCCGGCCGGCCTGGCCTGCGCCACGGTGGCCGCGCAGCGCGGCCATGCGGTGACGCTGTTTGACGCGGCCGCCGAGATCGGTGGCCAGTTCAACCTGGCCCGGCGCATTCCGGGCAAGGAAGAGTTCAACGAGACGCTGCGCTACTACCGCCGCATGATCGACAAGCACGGCATCACGCTGCGCCTGAACACCCCGGCCACGGCCGAGGCCCTGCAGCGCGAGGGTTTCGACACCGTGGTGGTGGCCACCGGCATCACGCCGCGCACGCCGGCCATCGAGGGCATCGGCCACGCCAAGGTGCTGCCCTACATCGACGCCATCCTGGGCCGCCGGCCGGTGGGCCAGCGCGTGGCCATCCTGGGGGCCGGCGGCATCGGCTTCGACGTGGCCGAGCTGATCACGCATGCCGGGCCCTCGTCGGCGCTCGACATCCCGAGCTTTGCGCGCGAGTGGGGGATCGACTTCGTCAACCACCCGCGCGGCGGTGTCACCGGCGTGCTGCCGCAGGTGAGCAAGGCCGACCGCACCGTGTACCTGATGCAGCGCAAGCCCGACGCGCTGGGCAAGAGCCTGGGTCGCACCACCGGCTGGACCCACCGCCTGGTGCTGGGCCGCCGCGGCGTGCACATGGTGGCCGGCGTGGAGTACCTGCGCATCGACGACGCCGGCCTGCACACCCGGGTCAACGGCGAGCCCACGCTGTTCGAGGTGGACACGGTGATCGTCTGCGCCGGCCAGACACCGCTGCGCAGCCTGCACGACGAGCTGCAGGCGCTGGGCGTCGACAGCCGCCTGGTGGGCGGCGCCTTCGAGGCCAGCGAGCTCGACGCCAAGCGCGCCATCCAGCAGGCCAGCAGCCTGGCCGCCACGCTGTGA
- a CDS encoding acyl-CoA dehydrogenase family protein: MNFDDTLDEAAFRAEARAWIAANAPQHLRPQLELAGFGQPALQQGDVIAESRAWQRRKAEAGWACLHWPRERGGRGATPIQRVIWQQEEGVYAKLAGIFIIGQGMIGPTLMAHAEPVHQQRYLPPMASGAEIWCQLFSEPVAGSDLAGLRTRAERDGDGWLINGQKIWTSGAHYSDYGMVIVRTDASVAKHDGLTMFFVDMKSPGIEVRPIKQVNGQSGFNEVFFTNVRVPDHQRLGAVGQGWRVSLTTLMNERLSIGAGMPTGFAELFDWCCEFDTGDGGLAVDDPAVRSRLAHWAVRTSGLKYTAWRSISALSKGQEPGPENSIGKLVAGSMLQEIALFALDLQGPAGMLAGADQPQAAARFQAMLLRSPATRIEGGTDEILRNIIGERVLGLPADLRADRGLPFNQIPTATTARPR; the protein is encoded by the coding sequence ATGAACTTCGACGACACCCTCGACGAAGCCGCCTTCCGCGCCGAGGCGCGTGCCTGGATCGCCGCCAACGCGCCGCAGCACCTGCGCCCGCAGCTCGAGCTGGCCGGCTTTGGCCAGCCGGCCCTGCAGCAGGGTGACGTGATCGCCGAATCGCGCGCCTGGCAGCGCCGCAAGGCCGAGGCCGGCTGGGCCTGCCTGCACTGGCCACGCGAACGCGGCGGCCGCGGCGCCACGCCGATCCAGCGCGTCATCTGGCAGCAGGAGGAGGGCGTGTACGCCAAGCTGGCCGGCATCTTCATCATCGGCCAGGGCATGATCGGCCCCACGCTGATGGCCCATGCCGAGCCGGTGCACCAGCAGCGCTACCTGCCGCCCATGGCCTCGGGCGCCGAGATCTGGTGCCAGCTGTTCAGCGAGCCGGTGGCCGGCTCTGACCTGGCCGGCCTGCGCACCCGCGCCGAGCGCGACGGCGACGGCTGGCTGATCAACGGCCAGAAGATCTGGACCAGCGGCGCGCACTACAGCGACTACGGCATGGTCATCGTGCGCACCGATGCCAGCGTGGCCAAGCACGACGGCCTGACCATGTTCTTCGTCGACATGAAGAGCCCCGGCATCGAGGTGCGGCCGATCAAGCAGGTCAATGGCCAGAGCGGCTTCAACGAGGTGTTCTTCACCAATGTGCGGGTGCCCGACCACCAGCGCCTGGGCGCGGTGGGCCAGGGCTGGCGCGTCTCGCTGACCACGCTGATGAACGAGCGCCTGTCCATCGGCGCGGGCATGCCCACCGGCTTTGCCGAACTGTTCGACTGGTGCTGCGAGTTCGACACCGGCGATGGCGGCCTGGCCGTCGACGACCCCGCCGTGCGCAGCCGCCTGGCCCACTGGGCGGTGCGCACCAGCGGCCTGAAGTACACCGCCTGGCGCAGCATCTCGGCGCTCAGCAAGGGCCAGGAGCCCGGGCCCGAGAACTCGATCGGCAAGCTGGTGGCCGGCAGCATGCTGCAGGAGATCGCCCTGTTCGCGCTGGATCTGCAGGGCCCGGCCGGCATGCTGGCCGGGGCCGACCAGCCCCAGGCCGCGGCGCGCTTCCAGGCGATGCTGCTGCGCTCGCCGGCCACCCGCATCGAGGGCGGCACCGACGAGATCCTGCGCAACATCATCGGCGAGCGCGTGCTGGGCCTGCCGGCCGACCTGCGCGCCGACCGCGGCCTGCCCTTCAACCAGATTCCCACCGCCACCACGGCCCGCCCGCGCTGA
- a CDS encoding acyl-CoA dehydrogenase family protein, giving the protein MDFDFSSEQRELQAQARRYLADHCGRSQVRAVLDGPQAFDATLWQGLGRQGYLGAAIPEAYGGLLDPAAPADGLLAQCVLSEELGRAVAPVPYASSLGLAAPLLLAAGTEAQKQRWLPALASGELIATLAWAEGAGRLDAAQVRGCRVSDGRLHGSKQPVADGDIAHLLIVAARCAADEAAGGRAFSLWLVQAGPEVQRQPLASLDPTRSQAHLVFNAAPAEALGAPGQGAALLDAALDRAAVPLAFEQIGGADAALEAAVAYAQQRYAFGRPIGSLQAIKHMLADMYVSATLARSNACYGAWALASAAAELPEAAATARVSATQAYQHCARNNIQAHGGMGFTWEFDCHLHYRRAQHLALALGSARQWEDRLVDALKARRTRERAAGTADATAAATAAANAAATPA; this is encoded by the coding sequence ATGGACTTCGACTTCTCTTCCGAGCAGCGCGAGCTGCAGGCGCAGGCGCGCCGCTACCTGGCCGACCACTGCGGCCGCAGCCAGGTGCGCGCCGTGCTCGACGGGCCGCAGGCCTTTGACGCCACGCTGTGGCAGGGCCTGGGCCGCCAGGGCTATCTGGGCGCGGCCATCCCCGAAGCCTATGGCGGCCTGCTCGACCCCGCCGCCCCGGCCGACGGCCTGCTGGCGCAGTGCGTGCTCAGCGAAGAGCTGGGCCGGGCCGTTGCGCCGGTGCCCTACGCCAGCAGCCTAGGCCTGGCCGCCCCGCTGCTGCTGGCCGCCGGCACCGAGGCGCAAAAGCAGCGCTGGCTGCCGGCGCTGGCCAGCGGCGAGCTGATCGCCACGCTGGCCTGGGCCGAAGGCGCCGGCCGGCTCGATGCCGCCCAAGTGCGCGGCTGCCGTGTGAGCGACGGCCGCCTGCACGGCAGCAAGCAGCCCGTGGCCGATGGCGACATCGCCCACCTGCTGATCGTGGCCGCGCGGTGCGCCGCCGACGAGGCCGCCGGCGGCCGCGCCTTCAGCCTGTGGCTGGTGCAGGCCGGGCCCGAGGTGCAGCGCCAGCCGCTGGCCAGCCTGGACCCCACGCGCAGCCAGGCGCACCTGGTGTTCAACGCCGCCCCGGCCGAGGCGCTGGGCGCGCCGGGCCAGGGCGCCGCGCTGCTGGACGCCGCGCTTGACCGCGCCGCCGTGCCGCTGGCCTTCGAGCAGATCGGCGGCGCCGATGCCGCGCTCGAGGCGGCGGTGGCCTATGCCCAGCAGCGCTATGCCTTCGGCCGGCCGATCGGCAGCCTGCAGGCCATCAAGCACATGCTGGCCGACATGTACGTGTCGGCCACGCTGGCGCGCTCGAACGCCTGCTACGGCGCCTGGGCCCTGGCCAGCGCCGCGGCCGAGCTGCCCGAGGCCGCGGCCACCGCACGCGTGTCGGCCACCCAGGCCTACCAGCACTGTGCGCGCAACAACATCCAAGCCCACGGCGGCATGGGCTTTACCTGGGAGTTCGACTGCCACCTGCACTACCGCCGCGCCCAGCACCTGGCACTGGCGCTGGGCAGCGCGCGGCAGTGGGAAGACCGCCTGGTCGACGCGCTGAAGGCCCGCCGCACCCGCGAGCGCGCGGCCGGCACCGCCGATGCCACCGCCGCTGCGACCGCCGCTGCAAACGCCGCTGCCACCCCGGCCTGA
- the kynA gene encoding tryptophan 2,3-dioxygenase — protein sequence MSPARPPGSPPDRGERALSDEGAQLDFAQAMSYGDYLQLERILGAQQPRSPDHNEMLFIVQHQTSELWMKLMLHELHAALRCVVADHLPEAFKMLARVSRIMEQLVHAWDVLATMTPPEYSAIRPYLASSSGFQSGQYRQIEFMLGNKNAAMLQPHAHRPELLAPVRAAFEAPSLYDEVLRLMSRRGLALPAAALQRDWTRPYAASEGVQAAWLSIYREPRTHWDLYQMGEELVDLEDAFRLWRFRHVTTVERVIGFKRGTGGTSGVGYLRKMLDVVLFPELWTLRTEL from the coding sequence ATGAGCCCCGCCAGGCCGCCGGGCAGCCCGCCAGACCGCGGCGAACGCGCGCTGTCCGACGAGGGCGCGCAGCTCGACTTCGCGCAGGCCATGAGCTACGGCGACTACCTGCAGCTCGAGCGCATCCTGGGCGCGCAGCAGCCGCGCTCGCCCGACCACAACGAGATGCTGTTCATCGTGCAGCACCAGACCTCCGAGCTGTGGATGAAGCTGATGCTGCACGAGCTGCACGCGGCGCTGCGCTGCGTGGTGGCCGACCACCTGCCCGAGGCCTTCAAGATGCTGGCGCGGGTGTCGCGCATCATGGAGCAGCTGGTGCATGCCTGGGACGTGCTGGCCACCATGACCCCGCCCGAGTACTCGGCCATCCGCCCCTACCTGGCCAGCAGCAGCGGCTTCCAGAGCGGGCAGTACCGGCAGATCGAGTTCATGCTGGGCAACAAGAACGCTGCCATGCTGCAGCCGCATGCCCACCGGCCCGAACTGCTGGCTCCGGTGCGCGCGGCCTTCGAGGCGCCCTCGCTGTACGACGAGGTGCTGCGCCTGATGTCGCGCCGCGGCCTGGCCCTGCCCGCCGCCGCGCTGCAGCGCGACTGGACCCGGCCCTATGCCGCCAGCGAGGGCGTGCAGGCCGCCTGGCTGAGCATCTACCGCGAGCCGCGCACCCACTGGGACCTGTACCAGATGGGCGAGGAGCTGGTCGACCTGGAAGACGCCTTCCGGCTCTGGCGCTTTCGCCATGTCACCACGGTGGAGCGGGTGATCGGCTTCAAGCGCGGCACCGGCGGCACCTCGGGCGTGGGCTATCTGCGCAAGATGCTCGACGTGGTGCTGTTTCCCGAACTCTGGACGCTGCGCACCGAGCTGTAG
- the kynU gene encoding kynureninase has product MNTPTLPSSRDDCLARDAADPLQPLRAQFDIAEGLIYLDGNSLGVAPRATAARVQQVLRDEWARDLIRSWNTAGWMDLPARIGNKIGRLIGAAPGECLVADSTSLNLYKVLSAALGLAGAAGAAAGARRVIVSERSNFPTDLYIAQSLAKQHGCTLQLVDDAAELPGLLAGLAGRLAVLMLTQVNYRSGARHDMAALGAAAHAAGGLVIWDLAHSAGAIEVDLHRDGADFAVGCGYKYLNGGPGAPAFVWAHPRHAQGFWQPLSGWLGHAAPFRFSPDYQPAPGIARYLCGTPPILSLAALECGVDTVLAAEPLGGMAAVRAKSVALSELFITLAEARCGALGVRLASPREAALRGSQVSLSLAPPLHEAGYAVMQALIARQVIGDFRAGDPARLHAVPHLLRFGFTPLYIGHTQVWDAVHQLQQVLAGGEWRDARFQQQAAVT; this is encoded by the coding sequence ATGAACACCCCCACCCTGCCCAGCAGCCGCGACGACTGCCTGGCGCGCGATGCGGCCGACCCGCTGCAGCCGCTGCGCGCGCAGTTCGACATTGCCGAGGGCCTGATCTACCTGGACGGCAACTCGCTGGGCGTGGCGCCACGGGCCACCGCCGCACGCGTGCAGCAGGTGCTGCGCGACGAATGGGCCCGCGACCTGATCCGCAGCTGGAACACCGCCGGCTGGATGGACCTGCCAGCGCGCATCGGCAACAAGATCGGCCGCCTGATCGGCGCCGCGCCGGGCGAATGCCTGGTGGCCGACTCGACCTCGCTGAACCTCTACAAGGTGCTGTCGGCCGCGCTCGGCCTGGCCGGTGCCGCCGGCGCGGCCGCTGGCGCACGCCGCGTGATCGTGTCCGAGCGCAGCAACTTTCCGACCGATCTGTACATCGCCCAGAGCCTGGCCAAGCAGCACGGCTGCACGCTGCAGCTGGTGGACGATGCCGCCGAGCTGCCCGGCCTGCTGGCCGGCCTGGCCGGCCGCCTGGCGGTGCTGATGCTGACCCAGGTCAACTACCGCAGCGGCGCGCGCCACGACATGGCCGCACTGGGCGCCGCCGCGCACGCGGCCGGCGGCCTGGTGATCTGGGATCTGGCGCACTCGGCCGGCGCCATCGAGGTCGACCTGCACCGCGACGGCGCCGACTTTGCCGTGGGCTGCGGCTACAAGTACCTCAACGGCGGCCCCGGCGCGCCGGCCTTCGTGTGGGCCCACCCGCGCCATGCGCAGGGCTTCTGGCAGCCGCTGTCGGGCTGGCTGGGGCATGCGGCGCCGTTCCGCTTCTCGCCCGACTACCAGCCGGCGCCGGGCATCGCGCGCTACCTGTGCGGCACGCCGCCCATCCTGTCGCTGGCCGCGCTGGAGTGCGGCGTCGACACCGTGCTGGCCGCCGAGCCGCTGGGCGGCATGGCCGCGGTGCGCGCCAAGTCGGTGGCCCTGAGCGAGCTGTTCATCACGCTGGCCGAGGCCCGCTGCGGCGCGCTGGGTGTGCGCCTGGCCTCGCCGCGCGAGGCCGCGCTGCGTGGCAGCCAGGTGAGTCTGAGCCTGGCACCGCCCCTGCACGAGGCCGGTTATGCGGTGATGCAGGCCCTGATCGCGCGCCAGGTGATCGGCGACTTCCGCGCCGGCGATCCGGCCCGGCTGCACGCCGTGCCGCACCTGCTGCGCTTTGGCTTCACGCCGCTGTACATCGGCCACACGCAGGTCTGGGATGCGGTGCATCAGCTGCAGCAGGTGCTGGCCGGCGGCGAGTGGCGCGACGCGCGCTTTCAGCAGCAGGCCGCCGTGACATGA
- the kynB gene encoding arylformamidase yields MSTAATPSGPAAAPALWDISPPVSPASPIFPGDEPYALRWTARLGPDCPVNLSAMTLSPHVGAHADAPLHYAHGASDAAGLALEPFLGRCRVIHAIGCGPLIHIHHLQHAAAGLPPRVLVRCCAQADTAWNPQFSAYAPDTVAWLAAQGVRLIGIDTPSVDPADSQRLDSHQRLRALDLRVLENLVLDAVPEGDYELIALPLKLVGACASPVRAVLRAL; encoded by the coding sequence ATGTCCACCGCAGCCACGCCATCCGGCCCGGCCGCCGCGCCCGCGCTGTGGGACATCTCGCCGCCGGTCAGCCCGGCCTCGCCGATTTTTCCGGGTGACGAGCCCTACGCGCTGCGCTGGACGGCGCGGCTGGGCCCCGACTGCCCGGTGAACCTGAGCGCGATGACGCTGTCGCCGCATGTCGGCGCCCATGCCGATGCGCCGCTGCACTATGCCCACGGCGCCAGCGACGCCGCCGGCCTGGCGCTCGAGCCCTTCCTGGGCCGCTGCCGCGTGATCCATGCCATCGGCTGCGGACCGCTGATCCACATCCACCACCTGCAGCATGCCGCGGCCGGGCTGCCACCGCGCGTGCTGGTGCGCTGCTGCGCGCAGGCCGACACCGCCTGGAACCCGCAGTTCAGCGCCTACGCGCCCGACACCGTGGCCTGGCTGGCCGCGCAGGGCGTGCGCCTGATCGGCATCGACACGCCCTCGGTCGACCCGGCCGACAGCCAGCGCCTGGACAGCCACCAGCGCCTGCGCGCGCTGGACCTGCGCGTGCTGGAGAACCTGGTGCTCGACGCCGTGCCCGAGGGCGACTACGAGCTGATCGCGCTGCCGCTCAAGCTGGTGGGCGCCTGCGCCTCACCGGTGCGCGCGGTGCTGCGCGCGCTCTGA